AGTAGTAGGTGTACCAGGATCAGCTTTTGGAAGTATGGGAGAAGGTTATCTGAGATTCTCATTTGCTAATTCAGATGAAAACTTAAAAGAAGCAGTAAACCGTATAACCGAGCATATAAAGAAAAAATATTAACATATAAAAAATAATCATAAAATGTCAACAAGTCAATATGAAGAGCATAAAGGATGAGTAGAGGGCTAAAATTATTTGGCAAGTAAGAAATTTCATTTTTTTTACAATTTATCAGATAACTATATGCTGTTATTTAATCTGAGATATTGCTCAAAAACTAATATGAACCCGATTATTAGTTATTAGTTGAAGATAAATTAAAAATTAAAAGGTAATTTATGTAGATCCAGATGTATTAGATGTATTAATAGTAGTAAAAGTAAATAGATAACACTATAAAGAAAAATTACTTAAAATATTTATATTCTATAAATAAAATATCTTAAAATTTTATAAAATACTTAAATGTAATACAGCCTTTATTTTACTGATTTAAGGAGGTTAAATATGGTTAAAAAAAATCATCTCCAAGCCCATAAAAAATCAATAAAATAAGTAGAAATTAACCAATAACCTTCCTGAAACCCTTATTAGATAAGGGTTTTAAGGGTGGAGGTGAAAAATAAAATATAGGTGTATTAAAAGCCTTGCAAGACAAGGGTTCATAGTTTTTTGAAAGGTACAAAATAAAACGTAAAGGAGAAAAGAAAATGAGAAAAAATTACTTAGCCTTAATTGGTAATATAATTGATGGAACAGGCAAAGATCCTATTGAACGAGGAATGGTTATTGTTGAGAATGGAAGAATAACTACAATAGGAAAAAGAGATAATATCCCATTACCAAAAGATGTGAACGTTATCGAGGGAAATATATTAATGCCTGGAATGATTGATGCTCATGTCCATATGTGTGTTAATGGGGAGCCTGATACGATTAAAGTATTTTTTGATTCCACTTTATCAACCTATGCAATTAAGGCAACCGTTTATGTAAAAAAATCTCTAGAAGCTGGATTTACCACCTTAAGATCTGTAGGAGAGCCTGGATATTTAGGAATATCAATAAGAAATGCTATCAATCAGGGGATTATTCCTGGGTCTCGAGTATTAACTTCTGGTCCTCTCCTTTCAGCTACCGGGGGTCATGGGACTTTTCTCCCTCCCTGGCTTAGTTCTGAAATAAATATGGGCATATTTGCTGATGGCGTAGAAGAATTGCGTAAAGTAGTAAGAAAATTAATCGGAACAGGAGTAGATTTGATTAAAATCTGTGCAACTGGTGGTGTAATGGATATTGCCACTGAACCGAGTGCTCAGAATTATAATTTAGATGAAATTAAGGCGGTTACTTTTGAGGCTCATAAATTGGGTCGTAAAGTAGCTGCTCATGTTGAAGGTTTAAGTGGAGCAAAGGATAGCATTCGTGGTGGAGTGGATACAATTGAGCATGGTGTTGAGTTAGATGAAGAAACTATTCAGATGATGAAAGAAAAAGGGACTTTTCTTGTGCCAACACTTGTTGCTGTTTATAATGCTTGTGAGTATGGAGTAAAAGGTGGTATGCAGGAATATGCTATAAGAAAAAATGAAAAATTGAAGGAGAAACTTTTTGCAAGTTTTAAATTAGCTTATCATTCAGGAGCGAAGATTGTAATGGGGTCGGATACAGGAACAGCATTCAGCCCACACGGGAACAATGCTAAAGAACTTGAACTATATGTTGAAAATGGGATGAGTCCGATGGAAGCAATTGTCTGTGCCACTAAAACAGCCAGCGAAGCAATTGGAATCCAGGAAAATATTGGTACATTAGAGCAGGGGAAAACAGCTGATATTTTGGTTTTGGATAAAAATCCATTAGAAGATATTAAAATTTTACAAAATAAACAAATGATTAAGGCAGTAATAAAGGAAGGTATTGTTTTTTTTGAGAAGTAAATAAATTGTGGCAAAATTTTCAAATAAAAGAAGTGTTTTCTCAAAGCGTCTATTTAAAGACTATTTTTATTATCTCTTATTTAGCCGTTTTTTAACTTTCCTATATTTTTCATGCTCTATATAAATATTATTAGTGTAAACTTTAGTAGGGTAGTTAGAATGATTTAAAGAAAAAATTATTTTGGTATTTGTTTTTTTATTATGGAAGTTTTTGATAGCCAATTCAAGTTATTTTAATTACTTTTACGGAGAATATAGCACAGACTCAAAAAACACCTTATTTGAATCTGGCAACGGTAGACATAAAAAGGATAAGAGTTATTATTCTTAAAAAAAATTATATTATAGAAATCATTTTTGGAATCGAGGAAATTGTGTAAGAAATATAAAGCTGGATGAAAATAAAATAATAAAATATATAAAGCGTAAAGCATCAATAAGAAGAAAAAGAAAAAAAGAAGATAGACAAACAGGAATTTGGTTTTTTTTAGAGGTCTTTCCTAAAACTACCTACTATGTAGGTGGAGTGTTTACTTATTTTATATTTTAGTAAATGTAAATAACAGGAGTTATATATGCTTAAATGGAAAGTATTGATTACTAATTATCAATTTTTAGATATATACTATGAGAAGAAAATGTTATCTGATATTGGTGCGGAAGTAATTGAAGCTCAATGTAGAACAGAAGATGAAGTTATCGAAAAAGCTAAAGGAGTGGATGATTTAATAGTGGAGCGTGCACCGATTACAAAAAAGGTAATTGAATCATTGCCTCAGTTAAAAGTTATCGCTCGTTATGGAATTGGTATTGATGTAATTGATTTAAAAGCAGCTAGCGAGCATAAAGTGTTTTGTATTAAATGTGCCTGATTATTGTATTAAAGAACAAAGGAGCTCTTGGTATAGATAACCTAATAGTAGAAAACCTTAAGCCCTATCTTTGTCAAAACTGGTTATCCATCAGTGAACAATTACTAAAAGAAGAATATAAATCTCAACCCGTTTTACGGGTAGAGATTCCCAAACCTAACAGAGAAAAGAGGTTATTGGGGATACCTACAGTCATTGACCGTCTCATTCAACAGGCCTTACTACAAATACTGACAGATATCTTTGACCCTGGATTTTCTCCCTTTAGTTTCGGCTTTCGCCCTAATCGAAAGGCACATGATGCAGTAATAAAAGCAAAACAATACATAGAAGAGGGATACCAGTGGGAAGTAGATATAGACATAGAAAGATTCTTTGATCGTATAAACCACGATATGCTTATGGCCAGAGTAGCCCGTAAGGTAAAAGACAAAAGAGTACTAAAACTAATCCGTCTTTACCTTCAATCAGGAGTTATGGTAAATGGAGTTAAAGTACTCGCCAAGGAAGGGACACCCCAAGGTGGTCCTTTAAGTCCTCTACTTGCCAATATAATACTTGATGACTTAGATAAGGAATTTGAACCTCCCCCGCTTTACTGGACACCAGGTTAAGAGCTATAATTAAATTAAAGGAGGTTAAAGAAAACATGGAAGGAAATCGAAGACAATATAGTGAGGAATTCAAGAAAGATGCAGTCGAGCACAGTCTGACATCAGAAAAAACAGTGGTAGAAGTAGCCCAGGACCTGGGGATTGCCCATAGTAATCTAAGGAGATGGCGTACCCAATATGGCAAAAACGGAGAACTAGCCTTCCCCGGGAATGGCAATCAAAAGCTCACCCCACAAGAAGAAGAGATTAGAAGGCTAAAGAAAGAGCTTTATGATGTCAGGCAGGAGCGTGATATATTAAAAAAAGCCTTGGCCATCTTCACCAAGAAACCGTAGATTTATTCCGGTTTATCCGGGAACACACTGATAGGTTCAGTGTCACGAAGATGTGCCAGGTACTGGAAGTTTCCCGGTCTGGGTATTATTATTGGATGAAATATCCTATAAGTAAGAGAAAGATAGAAGACATGAAATTAGAACAGGAAATAGTCCAAATATACAATAACAGTCGTAGGACCTATGGCAGTCCCCGTATCCATCAAAAACTGGTCCGGGAAGGCTATAGTATTGGCAAAAAGCGGGTAGAAAGAATAATGCAAGAATTAGATATTTGTGCTGTGGCCAAAAAGAAATACCGAGCCACCACTGACT
The Pseudomonadota bacterium genome window above contains:
- a CDS encoding transposase, which encodes MEGNRRQYSEEFKKDAVEHSLTSEKTVVEVAQDLGIAHSNLRRWRTQYGKNGELAFPGNGNQKLTPQEEEIRRLKKELYDVRQERDILKKALAIFTKKP
- a CDS encoding amidohydrolase family protein — its product is MRKNYLALIGNIIDGTGKDPIERGMVIVENGRITTIGKRDNIPLPKDVNVIEGNILMPGMIDAHVHMCVNGEPDTIKVFFDSTLSTYAIKATVYVKKSLEAGFTTLRSVGEPGYLGISIRNAINQGIIPGSRVLTSGPLLSATGGHGTFLPPWLSSEINMGIFADGVEELRKVVRKLIGTGVDLIKICATGGVMDIATEPSAQNYNLDEIKAVTFEAHKLGRKVAAHVEGLSGAKDSIRGGVDTIEHGVELDEETIQMMKEKGTFLVPTLVAVYNACEYGVKGGMQEYAIRKNEKLKEKLFASFKLAYHSGAKIVMGSDTGTAFSPHGNNAKELELYVENGMSPMEAIVCATKTASEAIGIQENIGTLEQGKTADILVLDKNPLEDIKILQNKQMIKAVIKEGIVFFEK
- a CDS encoding pyridoxal phosphate-dependent aminotransferase; this encodes VVGVPGSAFGSMGEGYLRFSFANSDENLKEAVNRITEHIKKKY